The following coding sequences lie in one Eubacterium ventriosum genomic window:
- the panB gene encoding 3-methyl-2-oxobutanoate hydroxymethyltransferase gives MKNTVSTLLKQKQEGKKISMLTCYDYSTAKLMEEVGVNTILVGDSLGNTMLGYEDTIQVTMEDMIHHCAAVSRGLKNTFLVCDMPFMSYQTSPYDAVVNAGRLMKEGHANMVKLEGGKEVCPQIEAIVKASIPVCAHLGLTPQSINALGGYKVQGKTESDAQKLIDDAKAVQEAGASMLVLECVPAELAAKITKTLHIPTIGIGAGNQCDGQVLVYQDMLGMFTDYVPKFVKQFAGVGETMKKAFKEYMEEIQSGAFPAEEHSYKIDDEVIEKLYF, from the coding sequence ATGAAAAATACGGTAAGTACATTGTTAAAACAGAAGCAGGAAGGAAAGAAGATTTCAATGCTTACCTGCTATGACTATTCAACAGCAAAATTAATGGAAGAAGTTGGAGTAAACACAATTCTTGTAGGTGATTCACTTGGAAATACAATGCTTGGATATGAAGATACAATTCAGGTAACAATGGAAGACATGATTCATCATTGTGCAGCAGTATCAAGAGGCTTAAAGAACACATTTTTAGTTTGTGACATGCCATTTATGTCATATCAGACATCACCATATGATGCAGTTGTTAATGCAGGCAGACTTATGAAAGAAGGTCATGCCAACATGGTTAAATTAGAAGGTGGAAAAGAAGTTTGCCCACAGATAGAAGCAATAGTAAAAGCATCAATTCCTGTATGCGCCCATTTAGGACTTACACCACAGTCAATAAATGCACTTGGTGGCTATAAAGTTCAGGGAAAGACAGAAAGTGATGCACAGAAATTAATAGACGATGCAAAGGCAGTACAGGAAGCAGGAGCTTCAATGTTAGTACTTGAATGTGTACCTGCAGAACTTGCAGCAAAAATAACAAAAACACTTCATATTCCAACAATCGGTATTGGAGCAGGAAACCAGTGCGACGGACAGGTACTTGTATATCAGGACATGTTAGGAATGTTTACAGACTACGTGCCAAAATTCGTAAAACAGTTTGCAGGTGTAGGCGAAACAATGAAAAAAGCATTCAAAGAATATATGGAAGAAATCCAGAGCGGAGCTTTCC
- a CDS encoding Rossmann-like and DUF2520 domain-containing protein: MKFGFIGAGKVGFSLGKYLADNNQNVVGYYSIINEEAIEAAKFTGSKYYENMEQLVEDSEVLFLTVPDGQIENLWNQLKSSHKNWMAKYNKPLLNNKIVCHCSGALSSDIFSSIAEYESFGYSIHPLFAVSNRYESYKELSDSYFTIEGNIEKINKMKELFESFGNTVCIISKDDKIKYHGAAAIASNLVVGLIGLSEELLKQCGFDEKSAHNALAPIIKGNVKHIVEEGVVEALTGPIERCDVSTVRKHMSVFDKKTNEIYKAVSKEVLEIAKIKNKDRDYSKMEEVLQ, from the coding sequence ATGAAGTTTGGATTTATAGGAGCGGGAAAAGTTGGTTTTTCCCTTGGAAAATATTTGGCAGATAATAACCAGAATGTAGTTGGTTATTATAGCATAATCAATGAAGAAGCCATAGAAGCAGCAAAGTTTACCGGTTCTAAGTATTATGAGAACATGGAACAGTTGGTAGAGGATAGTGAAGTTTTATTTTTGACTGTCCCCGATGGACAGATTGAGAATCTATGGAATCAGTTAAAATCAAGTCATAAAAATTGGATGGCAAAGTATAATAAACCTTTGCTTAACAATAAAATAGTGTGCCATTGTAGTGGTGCATTATCCTCAGATATCTTTTCGAGTATAGCCGAATATGAAAGTTTTGGCTATTCTATCCATCCACTCTTTGCAGTGAGTAACAGATACGAATCTTACAAGGAATTATCAGATAGTTATTTCACAATAGAAGGAAATATTGAAAAAATCAATAAAATGAAAGAATTGTTTGAAAGTTTCGGAAACACTGTATGTATTATTTCAAAGGATGACAAAATTAAATACCACGGAGCGGCGGCTATTGCCAGCAATCTTGTTGTTGGTTTAATAGGTCTTAGTGAAGAACTGCTTAAACAGTGTGGGTTTGATGAAAAATCGGCTCATAATGCATTAGCACCAATTATTAAGGGAAATGTTAAGCACATTGTAGAAGAGGGCGTTGTAGAAGCACTTACGGGGCCTATTGAGCGTTGTGATGTGTCTACAGTAAGAAAACATATGAGCGTTTTTGATAAAAAAACCAATGAAATCTATAAAGCAGTGTCAAAAGAAGTATTGGAAATTGCAAAGATAAAAAACAAAGATAGAGATTATAGTAAGATGGAGGAAGTATTACAATGA